The Lacticaseibacillus pabuli region ATAGCACATTCCCGCCGGCGATGCCGACCCCGATGGCAATGGTGCCGATAATCAAGGCGATGACGCTGGGGATGACCCGGATGTAGCTGCCGATGCTCAGGATGATGAGTGCGCCGAGTAAGACGCGCTCATTCCCGCGTTTGGCACCCATTTGGCCCATGATTGGTGAAAAGAGTGCAAAGCCGATGAGGGGGATGGTGGTCAGTAGTCCGGCCAGTGCGGGCTCCAGGCCAATCGTCCTTTTCAGCTCTGGTAACAGTGGCGGCATCATCGTAATGGGCAGACGTAGGTTCGCGCCGACCAGTAAGATACCGAGCGTTGTTATTAGTGCAGTGGTTTTCTTCTTAGTCATTGTGTCCCTCCTAGTAGTTCACTTACTAATAGTAGCACACGTTTAGATGCGTATTTGCACTTTATACATGGATTGCGCCGAAATTTGATAGGTCAGTGGTTATTCGGAAACGCATACATGGCTTGGCATTGATCGCACGGTTGCCTTATAGTGGCATTAAAAATCGCATCGCAAACGACCAAACAATTGTTGATACGCATAATATTAATCATAATGGGCGCATTATCCGGGACGGCGACTGTTTTTCGATTGTAAGTATCGATTCTGATTACTGATAATGGGAACGGTTATTTATATCAATCCGATTACTAATTCAAAATGCAGTGGTAGCACGCAAATAAGTGCATATAATAGACTATGAAGAAGTTAAACTCTTCTATCAGATGTATTGTTTGAACTTATTCTTTTTACAAATTTTAAATTGGGGGATTTGGTTATGAAGAAGAATCATATTGTTTTAGCTGCCGCTGCGTCTGCAGTGATTATGGTGGCACCATTGGCTCTGGGTGCCCTGACGATGATGGTCCCTAGTCAGGTGACGTAGCTGAAACTGAGGCTAAACCCGATCTTGCTACATTGAAAGATCTTGGGAAGCAGTATATGGCTGCGACTGACTCTGCTGATAAAGATGCCATTGCTGAGAAGATGCAGATGCCAAAACTCACGCCAACAAGTATACAGCAAACTAACGACGCTATTTCTGCTTTAAAGGATGCAGTTGCAGCAACAAAGGGCTCCACTGACTCAGACACCTTGTACCAGGTAAACCGTGCTGAAGCTATTATTAATCCAACGGGAGACATAGCTAAAAAGGTTAAGGCCAGTGGCTATGACTACACAACAGCTATGGACAAGGGGTATTACGTCGTTTCAGGTGCTGGAGACAATGACTGGACTGGGCCACATGCTTTTGATGCGGCTGCGGTTAATTGGCAAGCTTCTCAAGTAATCGGTCGTTTGTTGAAATCTGACAATAAGGGTCCCTTGCCTGATAATGTTGCACAGTATGTTGCGACTCACCCAGACGTAGCAGCGAGTGCACTTAACGCAGTAGATGACATTTTTGACACGCCAGGTGGTGCAGACAAAGCTGCTTCAGAAAAAATTCAGATGCAACAGGCCATTGTGAAGGCCGTAGCCAGTACAGGTATTAAGCCAACAACATCTGCAGGGCAAACTGCACTCGATGAAGCTGTACAGGCTGTGACCGATCCGAAGAACGCAACTAACAACGCTGATTCAGGCATTACGTCAGACATGATTACAAAAGTAGCTAAAATGGTTCCTTCAGATGTGGTTCAGAAGCAAAACACACCATCGCAACCTAGCACGAGCTATGTTCCAACCGCGACTGTAGCTAATTCCAATACTGTGCCAGCTACTAATAAGACAAAGACTCCAGCAACCGTACCGTCTGCTGAAACAATCCCAGTTAAGAAAAACGCCGGTGTAACCATCAAGGGTGTTGCTAAGACAACCGAGGGCACACCAATTTACGACGGCACCTTTGCTGCTAGTGGCCGTACCCTCCCTAAGAACACTAACTGGAAGGTTTCCAATGTGACCGTTGCGCCTAATGGTGATGTCTTCTACAAGGTTGGGACTAACCAGTATGTTCGTGCTGACGCCGCAAAGCTGAACACGAATGCCGCGCAGGATCTTAAGGGTGACACCAGCATTGCTGTCAAGAAGGTCGCAACCGTTAAGTACGTTCCTGGCTATGGTATCCAGGTATGGAAGAACGACTTCAAGACAATGGTTAAGAATGCTGATGGCAGTGCCAAGAAGCTTGCTGACAAGACGAGCTGGAAAGTATCCGGTATTGTTAAGCACAATGGTCACGTCTTCTACCGCGTTGGTAGCAATCAGTACATTGACGCTTCATACGCAACACTTAAGTAAAACCGAATTTGAATATTAGTACACGAAAGGGCTACCTAATGGGTGGCCCTTTTGTCGTGCAGCGTATTATATTAAGGCTTAGGCCCATCTAGTCAATGGAATAAGGATGAACTCCTGTAAAAAATTACATAATTAGTATTAATTTTGACGATGGATAGGCTCCGAATGAAATCATTGTGGTTATTTAACGGACGGCAGATTGTTACTTTCAAGCCAAAGGTTTAGGGACCAACCTCAGATTTCATAGAAAAAATTCTAATTAGGCAGCAATTTATTATACGAATAGACGCTGATAATTGGCATTAAAACGTGTTAGATATACCTATCAGTGTGGTTGGTGCATGTTTTGGTTTCATGATTAGCACCATCAATTACAGTTATTTATAACAATCAGGTTACTTGCTTAACCAATTTCACTTATGTAACTAACGTTCTGTATAATTACCTTATGGAGATGTTAAGCTCCGATGCCTTAAATTTTGCAGAACACACTAAGTTGGGAGAATAACTGATGAAGAAGAATCATCTAGTTTTAGCTGCAGCAGCCTCTGCAGCAATCATGGTCGCACCACTCGCTTTGGGTACGTTGAACGTTATTACACCTGCACAAATCACTCATGCTGGCACGCAATTGCCAACTGGTTGGACACAGGCGCAGTTTGATTTGTTACAGTCTGCTGTTGATGCAGCAAACAGCCAGAAGGTTGCTCAGATTGACCTGCTGGATGCTAAAGGCAACTCATACGGGCAGTACACGATTGATCGTGCACAGTCATATCTTAACGGCAAACCCTACGATACAAAGCCAAAGTCACCTGAGTACATCGCTTCAAAACTACTTAACATGATTTCCAATTCTTTGGAAGAAGGCCAAAAGCCTACCGTAGAGACACAAAAATTCTTGGTAAACTATTTCCCTGAAATCAAGGGCAAAGCAGCTTACGATTTGGCAGATCGTGGTCAAAAGGAAAATGCACCTCGTTTGGATGCAGCTTATGATGAAGCTTCAAAAGCATATGTTCAAACACTGACTGACCAGGCTGCAGCGACCAATTTGACGCCCGACCAACAAACGGCTATTCAAAGTCAACTCAAAGTAGCACAAGCTGCTGTAAATGACAGTTCGACTAATTTGAAGGCGGATGCTGCAATGCAGCCTGCTATTGACCGTTTGAAGGAAGCTATCAAAGTTGCGACACCAGTTGGACTTGCTGATGCTGATATCAAGAGCGGGAGCGGCCAACTCCAACTTGACCGCGCTAATGCTATGACCGGTAATGATCTGGCCACTGCCAAGGGTGAAGGCTGGGATTACACTGACAGTCAGTACACTGGCTACTACACCAAGTCCGGAGTTTTCACGCCATACAAAGCAACAACCGTTGACTGGCAAACCGGTTGGGTGATTGGTGACATGATTACTGCAATCCAAGCAGGAAAGCCAATGACGTCAGATGCGCAGAAATATTTGGCGAACAATCTTCAAATCGCGCTGGATTCCTTAATCGTAATTAACGATGCATATGACAAAAAGGAAGGACCTGCAAATGTTGCCGCTCAGTTGCCTGCTGTTCAGAAACTAGTCGTAGCCGCAGCACAGAAGACGGTCGACGATTTGAAGAAGGACAGTACCAGCACGCCTCAAGCAATTCAGGCTGCTGAAGCACAGTTGGCCGCTGTGAAGAAGGTTGTGACTGACTACGTTTCCCCAATCGGTACGCCAAACAATTACGGTAAAACAACGGGTACGACTAGCACCACCACGCCAGCGGGTACAACCGGTTCAACTTACACACCAGCACCTGCTACAACAACCGCTGCTACCCCAGCAACTACCAAGCCAGCAACTGTGACACCTGTTCAGAAGGCCAACGGTGTTACCATCAAGGCTGTTGCCAAGACAACCAAGGTCACACCAGTTGTTGATGACAATTTCAAGGCTACCAGCCACAAGCTTGCTAAGAACAGTAGCTGGAAGGTTTCCGGCGTCACCATTGCTCCTAATGGCGATGTGTTCTACAAGGTCGGTGCTAACCAGTTCATCCGTGCAGACGCCGCTAACTTGACCATGAATGCTGGCCAGAGCCTTTCTGGTAACGGCAGCATCAAGGTCAAGAAGATTGCCACAATCAAGTACGTTCCTGGTTACGGCATTCAGGTTTGGAAGAACGACTTCAAGACCGTCGTTAAGAACGCTGACGGCAGCAAGAAGAAGCTGAACGACAAGACCAGCTGGAAGGTTTCCGGCATCGTCAAGCACGATGGTCACGTCTTCTACAACCTTGGTGGCAACCAGTACATTGACGCCTCATACGCAACACTGAAGTAGCACTAAATTGGAGCTTAACCGCAATGGGTCGTCCAGAGATGGGCGGCCCTTTTGCGCGCACAAAAAGGCACTGACCTTAGCCAGTGCCTTCATGAGGAACAATTGAATTAGTCGTTCTGTGCGCTCTGAACTTCCTTGTAGTGCTTAGCGCTCCAAGGTGAGTAGAACTTGCCGTAAATCGCGGTGACGGTGTAGGTCAGCGTGACAACGAGCATTGGCAGGGATGACTGTGAGTAGCCACCCTTCAGCGCTGTGAACCACAGCAGGACGTTGACGACGTCTTCTGCCAGCCACAGGGTGTAGGTGTCATTGAAGTGGAAAACAATCATGACGGATGCCGTTGCACCGATGGACAGAACCAGTGAATCCCAGAGTGGGTTGGTATCGTGCAATGCGGTGTAGGCGTGGAACAGGCTGAACCAAGCAACGGCAATGATGGCCAGGACGATAATCCAGCCGCGCACGTTGAGGTGGCGCAGTTTGGCGTCAAAGTCTTCACCCCATGTCCGCCACTTGATCATCAGTGGCAGGTCAATGCAGAGCATGAAGACAGTCTGGTCAAGCACGGAGGCAAAGTGCCCCGCGGTGAAGTTGACGTAAATGAAGCCGATTGCGGAAATGAACCCGAGCAATCCATTAACGGACTTGCCGACCATCATCGCGACCACGCAGAGCAGGCCGAAGACGGTGGCGATGAACGTGATGGTGGTGGTGAGATTAATCGGGTTCGTCAGGAAGAGGCAGAGTTGGAATGAAACCCCAAACCAAAACATGCTCCACGGCGTTGCGTCCCATCCTGATAACTCGGAGCGCAGCCATTGAAAGTAATTCCCCTCAAAGCGCTTGGCGCCTGTCTGTGATTCTTCGGTGCTATTGATCTGTTGTTCCATGCCAAATACCTCTTTCTTCATTTAGGTCGTCAATCGGCAAACTGACCACCTTATCCCCGTAGCATATCTTGTACGGTTTTGTGTATTGATTGAAAAATACATACCACATATTGATGCAGCGAATAAGTTCAACGCAATCTATGGTATCTATTTTCAGCTGTATAGTAAAGAGGACATTATCTGCATAAATGTATAAACCGCGTCGGGGTAGTGCATGCCCGCCACAAATTAATTTATGGCCCCCAGTTAACCGCTTTCATGAAATTGAAACTTTCACGGTAATTTACATGCCAGCACGTCAAACTGTGCAATGGTAGGAACCGCCGCGGGTTTACATTAAATGCGGGTTAATTCCCAGCGGCAAATTGGTGTTTTTGATGGATTCTCGTTGCTCTCGTATTCTGAAAGTGTGTTAGAATGATTGAGGTTAAAAAATTCCTTTAGGAGGGCAATTAAAAATGCCATTAGTACACGGTACTGAACTTGTTCAAGCTGCTCGCAAGGGCCACTACGCCATTGGTGCGTTCAACACCAACAACCTCGAATGGACCCGCGCCATTCTCAAGGGTGCGCAGGATCTCAACGTCCCTGTAATTATCCAAACCTCAATGGGTGCGGCTAAGTACATGGGTGGCTACGAACTTTGCCAGAAGCTGATCGAATCCATGGTTAAGGCTATGGACATCACAGTTCCTGTTGTTATTCACCTTGACCACGGTAACTACGAAGCTGCCAAGGAAGCTATTGCTGCCGGCTACAACTCCGTAATGTTCGATGGTCACGATCTGCCATTCGCAGAAAACCTCGAAAAGGCCAAGGAAATCGTTAAGTTGGCCCACTCCAAGGGTATCTCCGTAGAATGTGAAGTTGGTTCTATCGGTGGTGAAGAAGACGGTGTTATCGGCGAAGGTGAACTTGCTTCTGTTGAAGAAGTTAAGACCATGGCTGCTACCGGCGTTGACTTCCTTGCTGCTGGTATTGGTAACATTCACGGCCAGTACCCAGACAACTGGAAGGGTCTTCACTTCGACCGTCTCCAGGAAATCGGCAATGCTGTTGATGTACCTCTCGTACTTCACGGTGGTTCCGGTATCCCTCGCGAACAGGTTCAGAAGGCTATCACAATGGGTATCTCCAAGCTGAACATCAACACTGAATGCCAGCTTGCATTTGCCAAGGCTACTCGCGAATACATCGAAGCAGGTAAGGACAAGCAGGGCAAGGGTTACGACCCTCGCAAGCTTCTCAAGCCTGGTACAGATGCTATTACCGACACCTTCAAGGAAATCACTGGCTGGATTGGTACCAAGTCCGTCAAGATGGTTCCTGAAGAACTCTAATATTCAGAAATTTAATGGGAAGTCTGCCGCTTGCGGTGGGCTTCTTTTGTTTTGTCTGAGGGACGGCGGATAGGCCGCCGGGCTAAACGAGCTCCAGAAATACATGGCTGGAACGTGCTCGGCCGCTTCGGAGTCAATTGAGCAAAAACCGCTCATTTGACTCCTCTCGCTAAGAATAAAGCCATTTAAGAATCAAAATGTCTTTATTCTTGCCGGTATTGATGGCAAAGTGCGCCATCAATACTGCAGCACTGAGCCTGTATTTCTTCCGCTCGTTTAGCCCGGTGACCTATCCGCCTTGCTGCGTGCACATGATGTGTTTCTCCCTCAACTATTAGCTTCATGCAGGATAACGAGATAGTAGAGAACAGAGGTGACCTGGAGTTCCACCACTCGGCCCCAGGTCACCGGTCCGTCTAGAGACAACAGAATGTTAGATGAACAAAATTCACCTAACATTCAAAAAGTTTCCGATAGCTCACTATAACTGCTATGCCGCGGTTTGCACCACTTTGGCCGTTTGGTCGGTCCTGCGACCCCTTGCGCGGGAAAGGCTTCTAACGGTTTAATAGATAGCGGTACATAAAATGTTTCGTATAAGGTTAGGAGTTTTTAGATGCAGAAGACTGATGAAGTTAAACAGAATTCAGACGGCACACGCCGCGAGTTAACCAACCGCCACGTGTCGATGATTGCCCTCGGTGGCACCATCGGGACCGGTCTGTTTCTGGGTGCCAGCAACTCCATCATGAAGACCGGCCCGTCCATCATCATCGTGTACGCGGTGCTTGGACTGATTTTCTTCCTGATGATGCGCGCGATTGGCGAATTGATGTACGCCGATCCCTCGCAACACACGTTTATTTCCTTCATATCTAAATACCTTGGGCACCAGGCAGGGCACTTCGCCCTCTGGACCTATTGGCTGGGGGTGATCTTCGTTGCGATGGCTGAGCTGACCGCCGTGTCCAAGTATGTTCAGTTCTGGTTCCCATCCTGGCACACTTGGACGATCCAGCTCGTCGTGCTCGCACTCTTGATGTGCGTGAACCTGATTGCCGTGCGCCTGTTTGGTGAAACCGAGTTCTGGTTCGCCATGATTAAGGTCACGGCCATCGTCGTCATGATTATCGTCGGCCTCGGCATGGTGTTCATGAACTACAAGACGCCGGTTGGCCACGCCAGCTTTGCCAACATCACGCGCGGCTTCACGATGTTTCCGAATGGCTGGGAGAGCTTCGTCGCGGCGTTTCCAATGGTGTTCTTCTCCTTTCAGGGGATGGAATTCATCGGGATCACCACTTCTGAAACCGAAAACCCACGCAAAGTGCTGCCCAAGGTCATCAACGAGATTCTGTTGCGGATTTTGATTTTCTATATCGGCGCAATCGTCGTCATCATGGCGATTTACCCCTGGCAGAGTCTCGACCCGCACACGAGTCCGTTCGTGCAGGTCTTTGAACTCGCCGGGTTGAAGGCCGCCGCCGCGGTGATTAACTTTGTCGTCCTGACCGCTGCCGCGTCCGCGCTGAACTCCTACATGTACTCCGCTGGGAGGCACTTCTACCAAATCGCGCTCGACAGCCGGGCGAAGGCGTTCAAGCCATTCCGCAAGATTGCCAAGTCCGGAGTGCCCGCTCGTGGCGTAATGTTCTCCGCCGCGATGATTCTGCTCGGGCCCATCCTGAACTCACTACCGCAGATTTCCGATGCGTTCGCGTTCATTACGTCCGTTTCGTCAGATATGTACATCATCGTGTACCTGATGACCATGCTGGCGCACCGCAAGTACCGCGAGAGCAAACAGTTTGATCCGCAGGGCTTCCTGATGCCAGCTTACAAGGTGACGAGTCCGCTGGTCATTCTGTTCTTCGTCGCCGTCTACATCAGTCTGTTTACCAATGGCACGGGTATATTGCCCGCTATCGGTGGCCTGGTTTGGACCGCCGGCTTCCTCGGGATTCAGTACCTCGTGAAGTCGATGCATGAACACGGTGTTAATTCGATTAAGATTGATGAATAGCGTCAAAAATACCCCCGAGAATTTTCTCGAGGGTATTTATTTTGCTAGCGAATCGTGACGTAGCGCGCGTCAATGTATTGGTCGCCGCCGAGGTTAAAGTAGGTGGTGCCATTTTGCTGGTAAGTATTCGCAAAAATTTTCCAGTCGGTTTGGCCCATCAGCTTCTTGGCGTCGCCGGTCTTGTGGTGGTACTTCTTGGCCTCCGCCGCGTTATAGCGAACTGGCTTGCCGTCCCTTGCCCAAATCTGGATGCCGTAGTGCTTGTTGTAGTTGATTCGGCCGGTACCCGCGATGCTGCGACTCGTTTTCTTACCATAGAGATACCGCAAGGCCTGGTAGTAGTAATCGAGGTTGCCGTTCACCGCGCCCGTTGTCTGCATGACAGTTGGCTGGGCCGTGACACCATCCGTGTGTCCCAGTCCAAGTGAGTGGCCGAATTCATGAATATCGATGTATTCGCTCGTGAACTTCGGGTATGCCGGGTCGTAGTACTTCAGGTGCATGATTGACGGCTCGCTGGGGACGTAATAGTTCAGCGGCGTCGTCTCGCCCGCAACGTCGCCCGTCAGCTCACTCGGGTTGGCGTTGTTCTCGTAAGTTACTTGCACGTTAGCCGTGCGGACGTCGTCGCCGACGTAGCAGAGCTGCACGTTAGCGCCGCTCTGGTTCACCATGTCAATCGCGGACATGAGGAGACGGTGGACCAGGGCAGTCACTTCCGGCGTGGTGCCCTGGCTAGGGTACTTCATCGTGGAGACGGTCACGATGTGCTTTGACGAGAACCAATAATTGTTCACGTAGGAATAGTTTTGGCGGCCGTCTGACCATACCTGGCTGCCTTCGCGGTCGTGACGCACGTAATGTAGCCCTTGCTTGGTTAACTGTTGCGCCAGCGGTTCACGGTATTCAACCGCGTCGGCCGCGACTGGTTTGGTACGCAATGCGGGACTGAACGCCCCAGCACTCGCGAAGAGGATGAGCGAACTGACCGCGACGAAAATTCGGGCCAGATTAGTTTTGAAGCTACTTTGTTTCAAGATGACGCCTCCAACTTATTACTTAACTGTCCACCATTATAGGGCAAGACGGTTAACAATGCATTTTCGTACAGCCTCGGTTTGATGATTCGCCAAACTATTTCAATTATTTTCTAAATAGAATTGAGACGGGTGGATAAACGTGCTATATTCTATTTAGAAGGATGTCGAAATAGCAGGAGGCGTTGACCATGGCAATGAGTGACACGCTCAAGGCGATTTCCGACCCCGTGCGGCGCCAAATTTTGGAGCTGCTGCGGCAGGGGTCGCAACCGGCTGGCGAGATTGCAGCACACTTTGACTTGAAACAAGCCACAGTGTCGTACCATTTGAAGCTCCTGAAGCAGGCCGGTCTGATTACGGAGCGCAAGGACAAAAATTTCATCTACTATGATTTGAACGCGAGC contains the following coding sequences:
- a CDS encoding SLAP domain-containing protein, producing the protein MAATDSADKDAIAEKMQMPKLTPTSIQQTNDAISALKDAVAATKGSTDSDTLYQVNRAEAIINPTGDIAKKVKASGYDYTTAMDKGYYVVSGAGDNDWTGPHAFDAAAVNWQASQVIGRLLKSDNKGPLPDNVAQYVATHPDVAASALNAVDDIFDTPGGADKAASEKIQMQQAIVKAVASTGIKPTTSAGQTALDEAVQAVTDPKNATNNADSGITSDMITKVAKMVPSDVVQKQNTPSQPSTSYVPTATVANSNTVPATNKTKTPATVPSAETIPVKKNAGVTIKGVAKTTEGTPIYDGTFAASGRTLPKNTNWKVSNVTVAPNGDVFYKVGTNQYVRADAAKLNTNAAQDLKGDTSIAVKKVATVKYVPGYGIQVWKNDFKTMVKNADGSAKKLADKTSWKVSGIVKHNGHVFYRVGSNQYIDASYATLK
- a CDS encoding SLAP domain-containing protein, producing the protein MKKNHLVLAAAASAAIMVAPLALGTLNVITPAQITHAGTQLPTGWTQAQFDLLQSAVDAANSQKVAQIDLLDAKGNSYGQYTIDRAQSYLNGKPYDTKPKSPEYIASKLLNMISNSLEEGQKPTVETQKFLVNYFPEIKGKAAYDLADRGQKENAPRLDAAYDEASKAYVQTLTDQAAATNLTPDQQTAIQSQLKVAQAAVNDSSTNLKADAAMQPAIDRLKEAIKVATPVGLADADIKSGSGQLQLDRANAMTGNDLATAKGEGWDYTDSQYTGYYTKSGVFTPYKATTVDWQTGWVIGDMITAIQAGKPMTSDAQKYLANNLQIALDSLIVINDAYDKKEGPANVAAQLPAVQKLVVAAAQKTVDDLKKDSTSTPQAIQAAEAQLAAVKKVVTDYVSPIGTPNNYGKTTGTTSTTTPAGTTGSTYTPAPATTTAATPATTKPATVTPVQKANGVTIKAVAKTTKVTPVVDDNFKATSHKLAKNSSWKVSGVTIAPNGDVFYKVGANQFIRADAANLTMNAGQSLSGNGSIKVKKIATIKYVPGYGIQVWKNDFKTVVKNADGSKKKLNDKTSWKVSGIVKHDGHVFYNLGGNQYIDASYATLK
- the pnuC gene encoding nicotinamide riboside transporter PnuC, whose amino-acid sequence is MEQQINSTEESQTGAKRFEGNYFQWLRSELSGWDATPWSMFWFGVSFQLCLFLTNPINLTTTITFIATVFGLLCVVAMMVGKSVNGLLGFISAIGFIYVNFTAGHFASVLDQTVFMLCIDLPLMIKWRTWGEDFDAKLRHLNVRGWIIVLAIIAVAWFSLFHAYTALHDTNPLWDSLVLSIGATASVMIVFHFNDTYTLWLAEDVVNVLLWFTALKGGYSQSSLPMLVVTLTYTVTAIYGKFYSPWSAKHYKEVQSAQND
- the fba gene encoding class II fructose-1,6-bisphosphate aldolase, whose protein sequence is MPLVHGTELVQAARKGHYAIGAFNTNNLEWTRAILKGAQDLNVPVIIQTSMGAAKYMGGYELCQKLIESMVKAMDITVPVVIHLDHGNYEAAKEAIAAGYNSVMFDGHDLPFAENLEKAKEIVKLAHSKGISVECEVGSIGGEEDGVIGEGELASVEEVKTMAATGVDFLAAGIGNIHGQYPDNWKGLHFDRLQEIGNAVDVPLVLHGGSGIPREQVQKAITMGISKLNINTECQLAFAKATREYIEAGKDKQGKGYDPRKLLKPGTDAITDTFKEITGWIGTKSVKMVPEEL
- a CDS encoding amino acid permease, whose translation is MQKTDEVKQNSDGTRRELTNRHVSMIALGGTIGTGLFLGASNSIMKTGPSIIIVYAVLGLIFFLMMRAIGELMYADPSQHTFISFISKYLGHQAGHFALWTYWLGVIFVAMAELTAVSKYVQFWFPSWHTWTIQLVVLALLMCVNLIAVRLFGETEFWFAMIKVTAIVVMIIVGLGMVFMNYKTPVGHASFANITRGFTMFPNGWESFVAAFPMVFFSFQGMEFIGITTSETENPRKVLPKVINEILLRILIFYIGAIVVIMAIYPWQSLDPHTSPFVQVFELAGLKAAAAVINFVVLTAAASALNSYMYSAGRHFYQIALDSRAKAFKPFRKIAKSGVPARGVMFSAAMILLGPILNSLPQISDAFAFITSVSSDMYIIVYLMTMLAHRKYRESKQFDPQGFLMPAYKVTSPLVILFFVAVYISLFTNGTGILPAIGGLVWTAGFLGIQYLVKSMHEHGVNSIKIDE
- a CDS encoding M57 family metalloprotease; the protein is MKQSSFKTNLARIFVAVSSLILFASAGAFSPALRTKPVAADAVEYREPLAQQLTKQGLHYVRHDREGSQVWSDGRQNYSYVNNYWFSSKHIVTVSTMKYPSQGTTPEVTALVHRLLMSAIDMVNQSGANVQLCYVGDDVRTANVQVTYENNANPSELTGDVAGETTPLNYYVPSEPSIMHLKYYDPAYPKFTSEYIDIHEFGHSLGLGHTDGVTAQPTVMQTTGAVNGNLDYYYQALRYLYGKKTSRSIAGTGRINYNKHYGIQIWARDGKPVRYNAAEAKKYHHKTGDAKKLMGQTDWKIFANTYQQNGTTYFNLGGDQYIDARYVTIR
- a CDS encoding autorepressor SdpR family transcription factor produces the protein MAMSDTLKAISDPVRRQILELLRQGSQPAGEIAAHFDLKQATVSYHLKLLKQAGLITERKDKNFIYYDLNASVFEEVLTWIYSLGLGGQDDDQK